A single window of Flavobacterium aestivum DNA harbors:
- a CDS encoding sensor histidine kinase has translation MAEIKNHSKSKNHNIILLYIILFFSCTSLIIINYITITILSTSRAYINGESHYSKGQNKASRHLITYLYTENDKSWKSFNEELSVPLGDQLARIALTHNLDDSIAKKGFRAGRNKEGDLDDLIWVFKNFNTVPFLKRAIYEWKNADKLVNQLHEMGVEVHEKIKSGTLDEKTKHELSSKINSLCEKLGVAADKFSNIVGDGTREIKGILIVINIFFILIIISCASIYYVITLKKIIASEKDISSKKEQLHDIIKDLEKTKIELSTEIIQHKKLIGTISHDIKSPLKYLVMTNKYIYEESKNYNDVKFKKNTKSVYSSTLQLYNFIDSLLTYSKIFFEGKSSENLDYYLKELVQTKCNLFHDIAEASNNVLVNEIDKNVKTKINKDILSVILHNILDNAIKHTERGVVKVYSHVKNKKLYLVVEDSGKGFKEEDLIYYNQLSNEQSDEKLILRNNGMGLHMVVELIQILNGDLKFYSEGGKGSKIEIITDLN, from the coding sequence ATGGCTGAAATTAAGAACCATTCAAAATCAAAAAATCACAATATAATCCTACTCTATATTATATTGTTTTTTTCATGTACTTCACTAATCATTATAAACTACATTACTATTACAATTCTATCTACATCGAGAGCCTATATAAATGGGGAGTCACATTACTCCAAAGGACAAAACAAAGCATCTCGGCATTTGATTACCTATTTGTACACAGAAAATGATAAAAGCTGGAAATCGTTTAACGAAGAATTGAGTGTTCCCTTGGGTGACCAATTAGCAAGAATAGCTTTAACTCATAATCTTGATGATAGTATCGCCAAAAAAGGGTTTAGAGCTGGGAGAAATAAAGAAGGGGATTTAGATGATTTAATCTGGGTATTTAAAAATTTTAATACTGTACCATTTCTAAAAAGAGCAATTTACGAGTGGAAAAATGCTGATAAATTAGTAAATCAGCTTCATGAAATGGGCGTTGAAGTTCATGAAAAAATTAAATCTGGTACATTAGATGAGAAAACAAAACATGAACTTTCGTCTAAAATAAATTCTCTATGCGAAAAACTAGGCGTTGCTGCAGATAAGTTCTCTAATATTGTTGGTGACGGTACCCGAGAAATTAAAGGCATTTTAATCGTTATAAATATATTTTTTATACTAATAATAATCAGTTGTGCTAGTATTTATTATGTAATCACATTAAAAAAAATAATAGCTTCAGAGAAGGATATTAGTAGTAAAAAAGAACAATTACACGATATTATAAAAGATTTAGAAAAAACTAAAATAGAATTATCTACAGAAATAATCCAGCATAAAAAACTAATTGGGACCATAAGCCATGATATAAAAAGCCCTTTGAAATATTTAGTAATGACCAATAAATATATTTATGAAGAGTCTAAAAACTATAATGATGTAAAATTCAAAAAAAACACGAAATCCGTTTATTCATCTACACTGCAACTGTATAATTTCATTGACAGTTTATTGACCTATTCTAAAATATTCTTTGAAGGAAAATCTTCTGAAAATCTGGATTATTATCTAAAAGAACTGGTACAAACGAAATGCAATTTATTCCATGATATAGCCGAGGCTTCAAATAATGTTTTAGTAAATGAAATTGATAAAAATGTTAAGACAAAAATAAACAAGGACATATTATCTGTTATTCTTCACAACATTCTTGATAATGCCATAAAACACACAGAGAGAGGAGTCGTTAAAGTGTATAGCCACGTTAAAAACAAAAAATTATATCTGGTTGTAGAAGACTCGGGAAAAGGATTTAAAGAAGAGGATCTAATCTATTACAACCAATTAAGTAATGAACAATCTGATGAAAAATTAATCCTAAGGAATAACGGAATGGGGCTACATATGGTTGTAGAATTAATTCAGATACTCAACGGTGATTTAAAATTTTATAGTGAAGGAGGAAAAGGTTCTAAAATTGAAATAATTACTGATTTAAATTAG
- a CDS encoding response regulator transcription factor, protein MVKKILIVDDHFIVRSGMSLLLENELDDVQVFGTNDFPGALIELGKNYFDLVILDINLPGGKKYYMIDDLRELQKNLKILIFSAHDEDIYAFRYIQAGANGYLNKLSDSGTIVKVVKTVLEVGKYISTDILDKFIEFSQNKRESCNPLEELTQREFEIAELLVKGFGNLEIANELDIKMTTVSTHKLNIFKKTHITNIIELSELFKKFTV, encoded by the coding sequence ATGGTAAAAAAAATACTAATTGTTGATGATCATTTTATTGTAAGATCAGGAATGTCCCTTTTATTAGAAAATGAACTTGATGATGTTCAGGTTTTTGGGACGAATGATTTTCCGGGAGCACTTATTGAATTGGGAAAAAATTATTTTGATTTGGTAATATTGGATATCAATTTACCAGGCGGTAAAAAATACTACATGATAGATGATCTACGGGAGTTACAAAAAAATCTAAAAATATTAATTTTTTCTGCTCATGATGAGGATATTTATGCTTTTCGTTACATACAAGCTGGGGCAAATGGATACCTGAATAAGTTGAGCGATAGTGGCACAATTGTCAAAGTTGTAAAAACTGTTTTAGAAGTAGGGAAATATATCTCAACAGATATACTTGATAAATTCATAGAGTTTTCTCAAAATAAGAGAGAAAGCTGTAATCCTCTGGAAGAACTTACCCAAAGAGAATTTGAAATTGCGGAACTTCTTGTAAAAGGATTTGGAAATCTTGAAATTGCCAATGAATTGGATATAAAAATGACTACTGTAAGTACCCATAAATTGAATATTTTCAAAAAAACACACATAACCAATATTATTGAGTTATCTGAATTGTTTAAAAAATTCACAGTTTGA